One Desulfobulbus propionicus DSM 2032 DNA segment encodes these proteins:
- a CDS encoding hybrid sensor histidine kinase/response regulator translates to MMINQAQGRMGSVPPWYRAGFLNSSVPMLLLNVTDIGIKCKEIEQSDIADIDQYLSAELFLKKNSASFIKIYSLNQSVVDLFADGKRSSILEGRSYVFNVLYNKICDNIISNFLCGRKNTYHDYNVLDVNKNELFFNVKIDIFGEKQDYYALVLIENITSRKNFEKISTEFIEKYYLLLQSINEPIIIVDSFSGIILEANNHALDFFKFVHGGIVGTHHGDFYDGKERDNYIEFFNKKINEEPCDDILNFFIKNKDNEKIPVQIQIDTALIGTRKVAQVMFYNMSNRFKMEEGRRLLATAVEQAAESVIITDIFGNIQYVNPAFEEVSGYSYPEVLGKNPRLLQSGETPPYQYKLMWAEIAKGHVWRGTFTNKKKNGALYKEEATITPVRDNNGHIINYVAVKRDITQHLILENQIRQSQKMQAIGTLAGGVAHDFNNILTAILGYAELSQGQCPSDSLLYKNLGEIVKASERAGQLVDQILQFSRQGEKNVSSLQLGLIVKEVLKLLRASLPANIELISDIAPNAYVKADPTQMHQVIMNLCTNAYQALEGKGGAIHVRLYTRTLSPKEGVEIGNLQHGSYVCLQVEDTGVGIPPEYLQRIFEPYFTTKKLHEGTGLGLSVVHGIVNDHRGAVTVESIPGKGSCFTVFLPEAAQEEDNRAEQNETASPPREGHILVVDDEQPIAFYLEQVLSHLGYTVTSCRSSEEAYRLFLSRKGLFDLVLTDMGMPGMTGLELATALKKIREDIPVILCTGYSEQVTADNYEQMGLAGFVAKPFSAESVSREVTRILARTPIENRPSPPVR, encoded by the coding sequence ATGATGATCAACCAAGCGCAAGGGAGAATGGGCAGCGTGCCCCCATGGTATCGGGCAGGCTTTTTAAATTCGAGCGTTCCGATGCTGTTATTAAATGTGACTGATATCGGAATAAAATGCAAAGAAATTGAACAATCGGACATTGCCGACATAGATCAGTATCTATCTGCGGAACTTTTTTTAAAGAAAAATAGCGCATCATTTATAAAAATATATTCGTTGAATCAATCCGTTGTTGATTTATTCGCAGATGGAAAAAGATCTTCGATACTCGAAGGGAGATCGTATGTATTTAATGTTTTATATAATAAAATTTGTGACAATATAATATCTAACTTTCTTTGCGGAAGAAAGAATACGTATCATGATTATAATGTATTGGATGTTAATAAAAATGAATTATTTTTCAATGTCAAGATTGATATATTTGGAGAGAAACAAGATTATTATGCATTGGTCTTGATTGAAAATATAACATCAAGAAAGAATTTTGAAAAAATTTCAACAGAATTCATTGAAAAATACTATTTATTACTACAGTCAATAAATGAGCCTATCATCATAGTTGATTCATTCAGCGGGATTATTTTGGAGGCAAACAATCACGCCCTTGATTTTTTCAAATTCGTCCACGGGGGCATTGTCGGCACGCATCATGGCGATTTTTATGACGGGAAGGAAAGAGATAACTACATTGAATTTTTCAATAAAAAAATAAATGAAGAACCTTGCGACGATATTCTCAATTTCTTTATAAAGAACAAGGATAATGAAAAGATTCCGGTACAGATACAAATTGACACCGCTTTGATCGGCACTAGGAAGGTTGCTCAGGTAATGTTTTATAATATGAGCAATCGTTTTAAAATGGAAGAAGGACGGCGGTTGCTGGCAACCGCTGTCGAGCAGGCGGCCGAGTCTGTAATTATCACCGATATCTTTGGCAATATCCAATATGTGAATCCCGCCTTCGAGGAAGTCAGCGGCTACTCGTACCCGGAGGTGTTAGGGAAAAACCCGCGATTGCTGCAGAGTGGCGAAACGCCGCCGTATCAATACAAGCTGATGTGGGCGGAAATTGCGAAGGGGCACGTTTGGCGCGGGACCTTCACCAACAAGAAAAAAAATGGCGCCTTGTACAAGGAGGAAGCCACCATTACTCCGGTGCGGGACAACAATGGCCATATCATCAACTATGTCGCGGTCAAGCGCGATATTACCCAGCACTTGATTCTGGAAAATCAGATCAGGCAGTCGCAAAAAATGCAGGCCATCGGGACATTGGCCGGCGGGGTGGCGCATGATTTCAACAATATTTTGACGGCCATTCTGGGGTATGCGGAGCTGTCGCAGGGGCAGTGCCCATCCGATTCGCTGTTGTACAAGAATTTGGGAGAAATCGTCAAGGCTTCGGAACGGGCCGGACAACTGGTCGACCAGATCCTTCAGTTCAGCAGGCAGGGGGAGAAAAATGTATCGAGTCTGCAACTCGGCCTTATTGTCAAGGAAGTGCTCAAGCTGTTGCGCGCCAGCTTACCGGCGAATATTGAACTCATCTCCGACATTGCCCCGAATGCCTATGTGAAAGCTGACCCCACCCAGATGCACCAGGTCATCATGAATCTCTGTACCAATGCCTATCAGGCCCTGGAAGGAAAGGGCGGGGCGATTCATGTCCGGTTGTACACCAGAACGCTTTCGCCCAAAGAAGGGGTCGAGATCGGCAATCTGCAACATGGATCCTATGTCTGCCTCCAGGTCGAGGACACGGGTGTTGGCATTCCGCCGGAATATCTTCAGCGGATTTTCGAACCCTACTTCACCACGAAAAAGTTGCACGAAGGCACGGGGTTGGGCCTGTCGGTGGTCCATGGCATCGTCAATGACCATCGCGGGGCGGTGACGGTGGAGTCGATCCCCGGAAAAGGAAGCTGTTTTACCGTTTTTCTTCCGGAAGCGGCCCAGGAAGAGGACAACCGGGCCGAGCAGAATGAAACGGCCAGCCCGCCGCGGGAAGGGCACATCCTGGTGGTGGACGATGAACAGCCTATCGCCTTTTATCTGGAACAGGTGCTCAGCCATCTCGGGTATACGGTGACATCCTGTCGTTCGAGCGAAGAGGCCTATCGGCTTTTCCTGTCGCGAAAAGGGCTGTTCGATCTGGTTCTCACCGACATGGGGATGCCGGGAATGACCGGCCTGGAACTGGCCACCGCACTGAAAAAAATACGCGAGGATATTCCGGTGATTCTTTGTACCGGCTATAGTGAACAGGTAACTGCGGACAATTATGAGCAAATGGGTTTGGCCGGCTTTGTCGCCAAGCCGTTCAGCGCTGAAAGCGTCTCGCGGGAGGTCACCAGAATCCTTGCCAGGACGCCGATCGAGAACCGCCCTTCTCCTCCTGTCCGGTGA
- the rsmI gene encoding 16S rRNA (cytidine(1402)-2'-O)-methyltransferase encodes MHDDEQKGPAAVQPGKLYVVATPIGNLGDLSHRAIETLASVDCIACEDTRRTKNLCRYLDIAPRLISYYREKEQEKAALLVELLQAGKNIGLVSDAGTPAISDPGGILVRKARQAGIHVVPIAGPCAVTTALSVAGLSPTPFFFGGFLPAKKSERQNMLRRLASLPCTLVFYESPHRISDTLADMVHCLGDRPAQLFRELTKIYEECLEDTLANLCDRLRGGIKGELVLIIQGAPDTAADPAANLEELLIWYRDEQQSSLKTAVNAIAADLGIPRSLVYKKALSLWGDG; translated from the coding sequence ATGCACGACGACGAACAGAAAGGCCCGGCAGCCGTTCAACCTGGAAAATTATATGTGGTGGCGACCCCCATTGGCAACTTGGGCGACCTGAGCCATCGAGCCATCGAAACCCTGGCCTCGGTTGATTGTATAGCCTGCGAAGATACAAGACGCACAAAAAATCTCTGCCGCTATCTCGATATTGCTCCGCGCCTGATCAGCTACTACCGCGAAAAAGAGCAGGAAAAGGCGGCGCTGCTGGTCGAATTGCTGCAAGCGGGGAAGAACATCGGGCTTGTTTCCGATGCCGGGACGCCCGCCATCTCGGACCCCGGAGGTATCCTGGTGCGCAAGGCACGGCAAGCGGGCATCCACGTCGTTCCGATAGCCGGGCCTTGCGCCGTAACGACCGCCTTGTCCGTTGCCGGCCTTTCCCCGACGCCGTTCTTTTTTGGCGGCTTCCTCCCCGCAAAAAAAAGCGAACGGCAGAACATGCTGCGTCGTCTTGCTTCACTGCCGTGCACACTGGTCTTTTATGAATCGCCCCACCGGATATCCGACACCCTGGCCGACATGGTCCACTGCCTTGGCGACCGCCCTGCCCAGCTCTTTCGCGAACTGACCAAAATATACGAAGAATGCCTGGAAGACACGCTTGCAAACCTGTGCGATCGCCTGCGAGGCGGGATCAAGGGGGAATTGGTCCTGATCATTCAAGGCGCCCCGGATACCGCCGCCGACCCCGCGGCGAACCTTGAGGAACTGTTGATCTGGTATCGCGATGAACAGCAATCGAGCCTCAAAACCGCGGTCAACGCGATTGCCGCCGACCTGGGGATTCCCCGGTCTCTCGTCTACAAAAAAGCGCTTTCCCTCTGGGGAGATGGCTGA
- a CDS encoding peptidase U32 family protein, whose protein sequence is MNARTIELLAPAKNVSCGIAAIDHGADAVYIGGPLFGARAAAANSLVDIERLVAYAHQFRARVYVALNTLLEDDELDVAVRLIHQLYSIGVDALIIQDVGLLEADLPPIPLHSSTQMNNRTVEKVRFWEEMGFTQVVLARELSLAQIRQIRDATTVPLEFFVHGALCVSYSGQCYISEVMAGRSANRGQCAQFCRHAFDLVDGQGTVLVKDRHLLSLKDLDLSNHLGALIDAGISSFKIEGRLKDVSYVKNVTAAYRLALDAIIDTRNDLLRASSGRCQFRFTPDPARSFSRGATTYFVHRRDKAMAEIRTPKSIGKRIGRVSTVDARSFTLAGDEAVHNGDGLCFFDRDNTLVGVRVNRVEGRTIFPKDGVARLRLSPGTEIFRNFDIQFNRVLEQSTLCRQLAVRMRLAEHAEGVQLTITDEDEIASTTTIETDKETAIKGETISSVAVRQLKKSGGTVFTVSDVSLDLSPGRFLPASVLNALRRKAFARHLEIRRASYPRQEKIRPRNDAPWVAATVAYTDNITNRNAAIFFLHHGVRQLHPELLRAGNVPECALMTTKYCIRFQLGLCSGAKIQKGRIAEPLFLTDKTGTYELCFDCSRCEMAVRNIEHHQQ, encoded by the coding sequence ATGAATGCACGAACAATTGAGCTTTTGGCTCCGGCAAAAAATGTTTCCTGCGGCATCGCCGCGATCGACCACGGGGCCGATGCCGTCTATATCGGCGGCCCCCTTTTTGGTGCTCGGGCAGCCGCCGCCAACAGCCTGGTCGACATAGAACGGCTGGTGGCCTATGCCCATCAGTTCCGGGCAAGGGTCTATGTCGCCCTGAACACCCTTTTGGAGGACGATGAACTTGATGTCGCGGTGCGGCTGATCCACCAGCTGTACTCGATTGGGGTCGATGCCCTGATCATCCAGGACGTCGGGCTGCTGGAGGCAGATCTGCCCCCCATTCCGCTCCACAGTTCAACGCAAATGAACAACCGGACGGTCGAGAAGGTACGGTTTTGGGAAGAGATGGGGTTTACCCAGGTGGTGCTGGCCCGGGAACTCAGTCTCGCCCAAATACGGCAGATCCGGGACGCCACCACGGTACCTCTCGAATTTTTCGTACATGGGGCACTGTGCGTCTCCTACAGCGGCCAGTGCTACATCAGCGAGGTGATGGCCGGTCGCAGCGCCAACAGAGGGCAATGCGCCCAGTTCTGCCGGCACGCCTTTGACTTGGTTGACGGGCAGGGAACCGTGCTGGTCAAGGACCGCCATCTGCTCAGCCTCAAGGATCTGGATCTGTCCAACCACCTTGGCGCCCTGATCGATGCCGGGATCTCTTCTTTTAAAATCGAGGGCCGTCTGAAGGACGTGTCGTATGTGAAGAATGTCACCGCCGCCTATCGCCTGGCCCTTGACGCGATCATCGATACGAGGAACGATCTGTTGCGGGCCTCGTCGGGCCGATGCCAATTTCGCTTTACCCCCGACCCCGCACGATCGTTCAGCCGGGGCGCCACCACGTACTTTGTTCACCGGCGAGACAAGGCGATGGCGGAAATCCGCACGCCCAAATCCATCGGCAAGCGGATCGGACGGGTCAGCACTGTGGATGCCCGCAGCTTCACACTCGCGGGCGATGAAGCCGTGCACAACGGTGACGGCCTCTGTTTTTTTGACCGCGACAATACCCTGGTGGGCGTGCGGGTCAACCGTGTCGAGGGACGCACGATCTTTCCCAAGGATGGTGTCGCCCGCTTGCGCTTGTCGCCGGGGACGGAGATCTTTCGCAATTTCGACATTCAGTTCAACAGGGTGCTCGAACAGAGCACCCTTTGCCGCCAGCTGGCCGTGCGTATGCGCCTGGCTGAACACGCTGAGGGCGTACAGTTGACGATCACCGATGAAGACGAAATCGCATCGACCACGACGATCGAGACGGACAAAGAGACGGCGATCAAGGGGGAGACGATCTCGTCGGTGGCCGTGCGGCAGCTGAAGAAAAGCGGCGGCACGGTTTTTACGGTTTCCGATGTCAGCCTCGACCTGTCTCCTGGACGGTTCCTCCCGGCCTCGGTGCTCAACGCCTTGCGGCGAAAGGCCTTTGCCCGGCATCTCGAAATTCGGCGCGCGTCGTATCCCAGGCAAGAGAAAATCCGCCCCCGCAACGATGCGCCGTGGGTCGCCGCCACAGTGGCATACACCGACAATATCACCAACCGGAACGCCGCGATTTTTTTCCTGCATCACGGTGTCCGGCAGCTCCATCCGGAGTTGCTCCGGGCCGGCAATGTTCCGGAATGCGCCTTGATGACCACGAAGTACTGCATCAGATTCCAGCTGGGTCTTTGCAGTGGCGCGAAGATACAAAAGGGGCGCATCGCCGAGCCGTTGTTTCTCACCGACAAGACCGGAACCTATGAACTGTGTTTTGATTGCTCCCGATGTGAAATGGCTGTTCGCAACATCGAACACCATCAACAATGA
- a CDS encoding NUDIX hydrolase gives MDLVQVFSNSGDLAGNNRRLHFCPQCGQRLHQKTLAKFERQRCDRCAFVHYLNPHPGITIIIRSREGKVLIGRRSERSRYGGRWCLPGGYIEYEESFIDTAHREVAEETGLKIRIDGIVNVVSNHLDDLHHTLVVVLTGQQSGGILRPGDDLTALRWIDGEQHKEIGYAFEADRSIVDCYFAGNIKILPIDPGAEQRLA, from the coding sequence ATGGATCTGGTGCAAGTGTTCAGCAATTCTGGCGACTTGGCTGGCAACAACAGGCGCCTGCACTTTTGCCCCCAGTGCGGCCAGCGACTGCATCAAAAAACACTGGCGAAATTTGAACGGCAACGATGTGACCGATGCGCCTTTGTTCATTACCTCAATCCACATCCAGGCATCACCATCATCATTCGATCGCGTGAAGGGAAGGTGTTGATCGGCAGACGGTCCGAACGATCACGATATGGGGGCCGATGGTGCCTGCCTGGAGGATATATCGAATACGAGGAGTCTTTCATCGACACCGCCCACCGCGAGGTTGCCGAAGAGACAGGGTTGAAAATACGTATCGACGGCATTGTCAATGTGGTGTCCAACCATCTTGACGACCTGCATCACACCCTTGTTGTCGTGCTAACGGGACAACAATCGGGTGGAATCCTGCGACCTGGAGACGACCTCACCGCGCTGCGGTGGATAGACGGCGAACAGCATAAGGAAATAGGCTATGCCTTCGAAGCGGACAGAAGCATCGTTGACTGCTACTTTGCTGGAAATATCAAAATATTGCCGATTGATCCAGGGGCAGAACAGAGACTCGCCTAA
- the fabB gene encoding beta-ketoacyl-ACP synthase I — protein sequence MRRVVITGMGIVSSLGDSTAEALASLREGRSGIRYHEPYREIGLRAQIGGFTSVDVKEHIDKKNLRFMGNAAAYASIALSQAIADAGLAEDEVSHPRTGLIIGSGGTSAENVVATADTMRDKGLKRLSPFMVPRTMSSTVSACLTSTHRIMGLCYSISSACATGSHCIGAAMEQIQMGKQDLVFAGGSDEEHWTQTAMFDAMGALSTRYNDTPERASRPYDRNRDGFVVANGAGIVVLEEYERAKRRGANIYGELVGYGATADGSEMVQPSGEGAVRCIRLALNTAQGPIDYINAHGTSTPIGDIVELRAIREVFGPDSPPISSTKSLSGHSLGAAGVHEAIYSLLMLNHGFICGSANIEEMDPDAVGHNIVETSRDASLSTVMSNSYGFGGTNACLVFRRA from the coding sequence ATGCGACGAGTTGTGATCACCGGCATGGGCATTGTCTCGTCCTTGGGCGACTCCACCGCCGAGGCGCTGGCCTCCCTGCGCGAGGGACGGTCCGGCATCCGCTACCACGAACCGTACCGGGAGATCGGGCTACGGGCCCAGATCGGCGGTTTTACCTCGGTGGATGTCAAGGAACATATCGACAAGAAGAACCTGCGCTTCATGGGCAATGCCGCCGCCTATGCCTCGATCGCGCTTTCGCAGGCCATCGCCGATGCTGGACTGGCCGAAGACGAGGTGTCCCATCCGCGCACCGGACTGATCATCGGTTCTGGCGGCACCTCGGCGGAGAACGTGGTCGCCACGGCCGATACCATGCGCGACAAGGGACTGAAACGGCTCAGTCCCTTCATGGTGCCGCGCACCATGAGCAGCACGGTTTCCGCCTGCCTGACCAGCACCCATCGCATCATGGGGCTATGTTATTCGATCTCCTCGGCCTGCGCCACCGGCTCCCACTGCATCGGCGCGGCCATGGAACAGATCCAGATGGGCAAGCAGGATCTGGTTTTTGCCGGCGGCTCCGACGAGGAGCACTGGACCCAGACTGCCATGTTCGACGCCATGGGTGCCCTGTCCACCCGGTACAACGACACCCCCGAACGGGCCTCGCGACCCTATGACCGCAACCGCGATGGTTTTGTGGTCGCCAACGGCGCCGGTATCGTGGTGCTGGAAGAGTATGAACGGGCAAAAAGACGGGGAGCGAACATCTACGGCGAGCTGGTCGGCTACGGGGCCACCGCCGACGGCTCGGAAATGGTCCAGCCCTCGGGCGAGGGCGCGGTGCGCTGCATCCGTCTGGCCTTGAACACCGCCCAGGGGCCGATCGACTACATCAACGCCCACGGCACCTCCACGCCCATCGGCGACATCGTCGAGCTGCGGGCCATCCGCGAGGTGTTCGGGCCGGACAGCCCGCCGATCAGCTCGACCAAGTCCCTGTCCGGCCACAGCCTGGGTGCGGCCGGCGTGCACGAAGCCATCTACAGCCTCTTGATGCTGAACCACGGTTTCATCTGCGGCTCGGCCAACATCGAAGAAATGGACCCCGATGCGGTAGGCCACAACATTGTCGAAACCTCCCGCGACGCCTCCCTCAGCACGGTGATGAGCAACAGCTACGGTTTCGGCGGCACCAACGCCTGTCTGGTTTTTCGCCGAGCATGA
- a CDS encoding SDR family oxidoreductase, giving the protein MQKTICITGATSGFGKACAERFAREGWRLIVTGRRVDRLQELTDQLHGVPVHAVQLDVRDLAAVKTMASNLPEGFRDIDVLVNNAGLALGLEGAHEASLDDWETMIDTNIKGLCYLTRCLLPAMVARNQGHIINMGSIAGNYPYPGGNVYGATKAFVKQFSRNLLTDLIHTKIRVTNIEPGLAESEFSIVRFHGDKDKADAVYKGTQPLTPVDIAEIVHWVTSVPPHVNICTVEVMPVCQSCGPLAVHREA; this is encoded by the coding sequence ATGCAAAAAACCATTTGTATTACCGGCGCAACCTCCGGTTTTGGCAAGGCTTGCGCCGAGCGCTTTGCCCGGGAAGGATGGCGGCTGATTGTCACCGGCCGCCGCGTCGATCGACTGCAAGAACTGACGGACCAGTTGCACGGGGTGCCCGTGCATGCGGTGCAGCTCGATGTCCGCGACCTCGCGGCGGTCAAGACCATGGCCAGCAACCTGCCCGAGGGGTTTCGCGACATCGATGTCCTGGTCAACAATGCCGGCCTGGCGCTCGGTCTGGAGGGGGCGCACGAGGCCAGCCTCGACGACTGGGAAACCATGATCGACACCAACATCAAGGGGCTGTGCTACCTGACCCGCTGCCTGCTGCCGGCCATGGTGGCGCGCAACCAGGGACACATCATCAACATGGGTTCGATCGCCGGCAACTACCCCTATCCGGGCGGCAACGTCTACGGCGCGACCAAGGCCTTTGTCAAACAGTTCTCCCGCAACCTGCTCACCGACCTGATCCATACCAAGATCCGGGTGACCAACATCGAACCCGGCCTGGCCGAGAGCGAGTTTTCCATCGTCCGCTTTCACGGCGACAAGGACAAGGCCGACGCGGTCTACAAGGGCACCCAGCCACTGACCCCGGTCGATATCGCCGAGATCGTCCACTGGGTGACCAGCGTGCCGCCGCATGTCAACATCTGCACGGTCGAGGTCATGCCGGTCTGCCAGAGCTGCGGCCCCTTGGCCGTCCATCGGGAAGCCTAA
- a CDS encoding ferritin, whose product MLKKKMLKALNDQINAEMFSSYLYLSMESYFQSISLNGFAAWMRAQVQEELMHGMKFYDFVCERGGRVTLEAIAKPESTWASPLAAFEAIQKHEEHVTSLINDLVDLAISEKDHATNNFLQWFVSEQVEEEASVGAIVDRLRMIQDTPSGLFMMDAELGKRVFTMPQPAAE is encoded by the coding sequence ATGCTGAAAAAAAAGATGCTCAAGGCACTCAATGACCAGATCAACGCGGAAATGTTTTCATCGTACCTCTACTTGTCCATGGAGTCCTACTTCCAGTCGATCAGCCTGAATGGCTTTGCCGCTTGGATGCGGGCCCAGGTGCAGGAGGAGCTGATGCACGGGATGAAATTCTACGATTTCGTGTGCGAGCGCGGCGGCAGGGTGACCTTGGAGGCCATTGCCAAACCGGAATCCACCTGGGCCTCGCCCCTGGCCGCCTTCGAGGCCATCCAGAAGCATGAAGAACATGTGACCAGCCTGATCAATGATCTGGTCGATCTGGCGATCAGCGAGAAGGATCACGCCACCAACAACTTTCTCCAGTGGTTCGTGTCCGAGCAGGTGGAGGAAGAGGCCAGTGTCGGCGCCATAGTCGACAGACTGCGGATGATTCAGGACACCCCCTCCGGGCTGTTCATGATGGATGCGGAGCTGGGCAAGCGGGTCTTCACCATGCCGCAGCCGGCCGCTGAGTAA